A stretch of the Bacillus licheniformis DSM 13 = ATCC 14580 genome encodes the following:
- a CDS encoding CapA family protein has product MKKQLNFQEKLLKLTKQEKKKTNKHVFIVLPVIFCLMFVFTWVGSAKTPSQMDKKEDAKLTATFVGDIMMGRNVEKVTNLHGSESVFKNVKPYFNVSDFITGNFENPVTNAKDYQEAEKNIHLQTNQESVETLKKLNFSVLNFANNHAMDYGEDGLKDTLNKFSNENLELVGAGNNLEDAKQHVSYQNVNGVKIATLGFTDVYTKNFTAKKNRGGVLPLSPKIFIPMIAEASKKADLVLVHVHWGQEYDNEPNDRQKDLAKAIADAGADVIIGAHPHVLEPIEVYNGTVIFYSLGNFVFDQGWSRTRDSALVQYHLMNDGKGRFEVTPLNIREATPTPLGKSDFLKRKAIFRQLTKGTNLDWKEENGKLTFEVDHADKLKNNKNGVVNK; this is encoded by the coding sequence ATGAAAAAACAACTGAACTTTCAGGAAAAACTGCTGAAGTTGACGAAGCAGGAGAAAAAGAAAACAAACAAGCACGTCTTTATCGTATTGCCCGTTATTTTCTGTTTAATGTTTGTCTTTACTTGGGTCGGAAGCGCCAAAACTCCTTCGCAAATGGACAAAAAAGAAGATGCCAAGCTTACAGCTACTTTTGTTGGCGATATCATGATGGGAAGAAACGTAGAAAAAGTGACAAACTTGCACGGTTCGGAAAGTGTCTTCAAAAATGTGAAGCCGTACTTTAATGTGTCAGATTTTATCACAGGAAACTTTGAAAACCCTGTAACCAATGCAAAGGACTATCAAGAGGCAGAAAAGAACATCCATCTGCAAACGAATCAAGAATCAGTCGAAACATTGAAAAAGCTGAACTTCAGCGTACTGAATTTTGCCAACAACCATGCGATGGACTACGGGGAAGACGGTTTGAAGGATACGCTCAATAAATTTTCAAATGAGAATCTGGAGCTTGTCGGAGCAGGAAATAATCTTGAAGACGCGAAACAGCACGTATCCTATCAGAATGTGAACGGCGTAAAAATTGCAACGCTCGGTTTTACAGACGTCTACACAAAGAACTTTACAGCCAAAAAGAACAGAGGCGGAGTGCTGCCGCTCAGTCCGAAAATCTTTATTCCAATGATTGCGGAAGCATCGAAAAAAGCGGATCTTGTCCTTGTCCATGTGCACTGGGGACAAGAATATGACAATGAACCGAACGACAGACAGAAGGATCTGGCCAAGGCGATTGCAGATGCCGGAGCAGATGTCATCATCGGCGCTCATCCCCATGTTCTCGAACCGATCGAAGTGTATAACGGTACTGTGATTTTCTACAGCCTCGGCAACTTTGTATTTGATCAGGGCTGGTCAAGAACACGGGACAGCGCGCTTGTACAATACCATTTAATGAATGACGGCAAAGGGCGCTTTGAGGTAACGCCTCTCAACATTCGCGAAGCAACGCCGACGCCTTTAGGCAAGAGCGACTTCTTAAAACGAAAAGCGATCTTCCGTCAATTGACAAAAGGAACAAACCTCGACTGGAAAGAAGAGAACGGAAAATTAACGTTTGAAGTCGATCATGCGGACAAGCTGAAAAATAATAAAAACGGAGTGGTGAACAAATGA
- the pgsC gene encoding poly-gamma-glutamate biosynthesis protein PgsC, which produces MFGSDLYIALILGVLLSLIFAEKTGIVPAGLVVPGYLGLVFNQPIFMLLVLFVSLLTYVIVKFGLSKIMILYGRRKFAAMLITGILLKIGFDFIYPVMPFEIAEFRGIGIIVPGLIANTIQRQGLTITLGSTLLLSGATFVIMYAYYLI; this is translated from the coding sequence ATGTTTGGATCAGATTTATATATCGCCCTCATTTTAGGAGTCTTACTCAGTTTGATTTTTGCAGAGAAAACGGGAATTGTACCAGCCGGCCTCGTCGTACCGGGTTATTTGGGACTTGTCTTCAATCAGCCGATTTTCATGCTGCTCGTTCTTTTTGTCAGTTTGCTGACGTATGTCATCGTGAAATTCGGACTTTCCAAAATTATGATTCTATACGGACGCAGAAAATTCGCAGCAATGCTGATTACGGGAATTCTTTTGAAAATCGGTTTTGATTTTATATATCCGGTGATGCCGTTTGAGATTGCCGAATTCAGGGGAATCGGAATCATCGTGCCGGGGCTGATCGCCAATACCATTCAAAGACAGGGATTAACGATTACGCTTGGAAGTACGCTTTTATTGAGCGGAGCAACATTCGTCATTATGTATGCTTACTATCTAATCTAA
- the pgsB gene encoding poly-gamma-glutamate synthase PgsB codes for MWVMLLACVIVVGIGIYEKRRHQQNIDALPVRVNINGIRGKSTVTRLTTGILIEAGYKTVGKTTGTDARMIYWDTPEEKPIKRKPQGPNIGEQKEVMKETVERGANAIVSECMAVNPDYQIIFQEELLQANIGVIVNVLEDHMDVMGPTLDEIAEAFTATIPYNGHLVITDSEYTDFFKQIAKERNTKVIVADNSKITDEYLRQFEYMVFPDNASLALGVAQALGIDEETAFKGMLNAPPDPGAMRILPLMNAKNPGHFVNGFAANDAASTLNIWKRVKEIGYPTDQPIVIMNCRADRVDRTQQFAEDVLPYIEASELVLIGETTEPIVKAYEAGKIPADKLFDFEHKSTEEIMFMLKNKLEGRVIYGVGNIHGAAEPLIEKIQDYKIKQLVS; via the coding sequence ATGTGGGTAATGCTATTAGCCTGTGTGATCGTTGTTGGGATCGGCATTTATGAAAAAAGGCGCCACCAGCAAAATATCGATGCGCTGCCTGTCCGAGTGAACATCAACGGTATACGCGGAAAGTCCACGGTGACAAGATTAACAACAGGGATATTAATCGAAGCAGGCTACAAAACAGTAGGAAAAACAACCGGGACAGACGCAAGGATGATTTATTGGGACACACCGGAAGAGAAGCCGATCAAAAGAAAGCCGCAAGGGCCGAATATCGGAGAGCAGAAGGAGGTTATGAAAGAAACGGTGGAAAGAGGGGCCAATGCGATTGTCAGTGAGTGCATGGCCGTTAATCCTGATTACCAAATCATCTTTCAGGAAGAATTGCTTCAGGCTAATATCGGCGTGATCGTGAACGTGCTGGAGGATCACATGGATGTGATGGGACCGACTTTGGATGAAATCGCAGAAGCATTCACAGCAACCATTCCTTATAATGGACATTTGGTTATTACTGATAGTGAGTATACCGATTTCTTTAAGCAAATTGCAAAAGAAAGGAACACAAAAGTCATCGTCGCAGACAATTCTAAAATAACAGATGAATACCTCAGACAGTTTGAGTACATGGTATTCCCTGATAATGCGTCTCTTGCGCTCGGTGTAGCTCAAGCGTTGGGCATTGACGAAGAAACCGCCTTTAAAGGCATGCTGAATGCGCCGCCTGATCCGGGAGCCATGAGAATTCTGCCGCTGATGAACGCCAAGAATCCCGGACATTTCGTCAACGGTTTTGCGGCCAATGACGCAGCTTCCACTTTAAACATTTGGAAGCGTGTAAAAGAAATAGGCTATCCTACGGATCAGCCGATCGTCATTATGAACTGCCGCGCCGACAGGGTAGACAGAACACAGCAGTTTGCGGAAGATGTCCTTCCTTATATTGAAGCAAGTGAACTTGTGCTGATTGGAGAAACAACAGAGCCGATCGTCAAAGCATATGAAGCAGGCAAAATTCCTGCGGACAAGCTGTTTGATTTTGAGCACAAATCAACGGAAGAAATCATGTTCATGCTGAAAAACAAGCTTGAGGGCCGCGTTATTTACGGAGTCGGAAATATCCACGGAGCAGCGGAGCCTCTCATTGAAAAAATACAAGATTACAAGATTAAGCAGCTCGTTAGCTAG
- a CDS encoding LacI family DNA-binding transcriptional regulator translates to MATIKDVALAAKVSVATVSRVLNETGYVHEDTRARVLKAMEELNYHPNEVARSLYKRESRLIGLLLPDITNPFFPQLARGVEDEIHRLGFRLIFGNSDENLEKELDYMQTFKQNHVVGVISATNYPDAPNYQDLSMPIVFLDRTGENAPAVFADSREGGRIAAAEMIKRNAKRITLIKGPAHLQTARDRFNGALDVLSGADIDFHVMKTETFSFPEAQKRAAELFGTYPETDGVIASNDIVATAVLHEALKRKIKVPDELQIIGFDDIPQSELLFPSLSTIRQPAYEMGKEAAKLLLRLMKNEYIEQSAVQMPVAFIERQTTRKAE, encoded by the coding sequence TTGGCTACGATTAAAGACGTCGCACTTGCTGCAAAAGTATCTGTCGCTACGGTTTCCCGGGTATTAAATGAGACGGGATACGTTCATGAAGACACGAGGGCGCGCGTGCTGAAAGCGATGGAAGAACTGAATTACCACCCGAATGAAGTAGCCAGGTCTCTCTATAAAAGGGAGTCCAGACTGATCGGACTGCTGCTGCCGGATATCACAAACCCGTTCTTTCCTCAGCTTGCCCGCGGCGTTGAAGATGAGATCCACCGCCTCGGCTTTCGGCTCATATTTGGAAACAGCGATGAAAATCTGGAAAAAGAGCTTGATTATATGCAGACGTTTAAACAAAATCATGTGGTCGGAGTCATTTCAGCGACCAATTATCCGGATGCGCCAAATTATCAAGACTTGTCCATGCCGATCGTCTTTCTTGACCGGACGGGCGAGAATGCGCCGGCTGTATTTGCGGACAGCCGCGAAGGAGGCAGAATCGCAGCGGCTGAGATGATCAAGAGGAACGCGAAACGGATTACGCTGATTAAAGGACCGGCTCACCTTCAGACTGCAAGAGACCGTTTCAACGGAGCGCTGGACGTGCTAAGCGGAGCCGATATCGATTTTCACGTCATGAAAACCGAGACATTTTCATTTCCGGAAGCCCAAAAACGGGCGGCGGAGCTGTTTGGCACATATCCGGAAACAGACGGCGTGATCGCAAGCAATGACATTGTGGCGACAGCCGTTTTGCATGAAGCCTTAAAACGGAAGATCAAAGTTCCCGATGAACTGCAGATTATCGGCTTTGATGACATACCGCAAAGCGAATTGCTTTTCCCCTCTTTATCAACGATCAGGCAGCCCGCCTATGAAATGGGAAAAGAAGCTGCAAAACTGCTGCTTAGATTAATGAAAAATGAATATATTGAACAATCGGCAGTTCAGATGCCGGTTGCCTTTATTGAAAGACAAACGACAAGAAAGGCGGAATGA